In one Leptospira fletcheri genomic region, the following are encoded:
- a CDS encoding sensor histidine kinase has translation MRKNFEMLLLALRNSKVTVYSQDKDLKYNWAFHPEDAKDLADHFVGKSEYDLFPDRTAEEIVKLKENVIRTGEPFRGEIVLPCKGADVYLDLTVEPLKSADGAIQGVTTAAIDITEQKQIQKRLQEMVGEKEVMLREIHHRVKNNLAIIQSLFEFSKMKLAEEENGSFLLPIFEDCQNRIRSMSLIHENLYSARSLGSISLKEYIGQLTENIKSSILIDRDRITVICDLEEVPLDLDRMIHLGMAFNELLTNCFRHAFPERSGKIRISLFADANNAHLKLEDDGKGFDPGHKKKNSLGLNLVEAMAEKLGGTFEASGISGKGSVFRITFPLKKPEFS, from the coding sequence TTGCGAAAGAATTTCGAGATGTTGCTTCTCGCACTTAGAAATTCCAAAGTGACCGTTTATTCCCAGGATAAGGACCTCAAATACAATTGGGCCTTTCATCCGGAGGACGCGAAGGATTTGGCGGATCACTTTGTCGGGAAAAGCGAATACGACCTGTTTCCGGATCGAACGGCCGAAGAAATCGTAAAGCTTAAGGAAAACGTAATACGAACCGGAGAGCCTTTCCGCGGAGAAATCGTGTTACCTTGTAAAGGAGCGGATGTCTATTTAGACTTGACGGTGGAACCGCTCAAATCGGCCGACGGGGCAATCCAGGGAGTCACTACCGCGGCGATCGACATTACGGAACAAAAGCAGATCCAGAAAAGATTACAAGAGATGGTCGGCGAAAAGGAAGTGATGCTCCGGGAAATCCACCACAGGGTAAAAAACAATCTTGCGATCATTCAAAGCCTTTTCGAATTCTCCAAAATGAAATTAGCGGAAGAGGAAAACGGGTCCTTCCTTCTCCCGATCTTCGAAGACTGTCAAAACAGGATCCGTTCCATGTCCTTGATCCACGAGAACCTCTACTCTGCGAGAAGCCTAGGATCCATTTCCTTAAAGGAATATATAGGACAACTCACGGAAAACATCAAATCCTCCATATTGATCGATCGGGACAGAATAACGGTCATATGCGACTTGGAAGAGGTCCCTCTCGATCTGGATAGAATGATCCATCTCGGAATGGCGTTTAACGAATTGTTGACCAATTGTTTTAGACATGCGTTTCCGGAAAGGTCAGGAAAGATTCGAATCTCCTTATTTGCGGACGCGAATAACGCGCATCTGAAATTGGAGGACGACGGCAAAGGCTTCGATCCAGGTCATAAAAAGAAGAATTCTCTCGGACTGAATCTGGTGGAGGCGATGGCGGAGAAACTCGGAGGAACTTTCGAAGCCTCCGGAATTTCGGGAAAAGGATCCGTATTCAGGATCACCTTTCCTTTGAAAAAACCCGAGTTCTCTTAG